A stretch of DNA from Catenulispora acidiphila DSM 44928:
GGAAGCGTGGAATTCGTCCGGCGGGTCGCCGGGTTGGGGAATTGATGTGAGCACCGCCAGCGAACAACCGGGTCCCGGCTTGCCCGAGGAGCCCGTGGAGTCCATCGAGTCCGCCGACGCGCCCGCGGAGGAGGTCGCGACCGCCGCCGGCGGCGCCGCCGACCTGCCCTCGGACCTGCCGGATCGGACCGGGCTGATCGGCCGGGACGAGCCGGCCGACCGCACCGACCGCACTGAGAGCGCCAGGAGCACCGAGAGCGCCGGGAGCACCCGCGGCGAGCCGGCGGAGCCCTCCGCCGAGGACCGCGCCGCCGAACCCGAGACCGAGGAAGAGCGCGTCGCCCGCGAGCGGGTGGAGTTCGACAAGCTGGTCGCCGCCTTCCACGGCGAGTCGGCGCCGGACCCGCAGCCGCACCGCCCCGAGACCCCCGGCCCGCGCAAGATCGTCCGCTACCCGGTGCTGGACCCGCGCCCGGACTGGGGTCAGGAGATCCACGAGCCGACCGACGAGACCACCGCGGACCCGCTGGACTACGTCGAGCACTACGAGCAGCCGGACCCGCCGCTGCCGCAGGTCGCCGCGGCCACCCTGGCGTCGTGGACGATGCTGCTCGGCGGGGTGGCCTTCCTGGTGCTGCACACGCTGCTGAAGTGGGAGACGCCCGAGTACATGGGCTGGCTGGCGGTCATCGGCATCTTCGGCGGCGTCATTACCCTGGTGATGCGGATGAAGCCGGACCGCGACGAGTACGACGACCCGGACAACGGCGCAGTGGTCTGACCGGCGATCACCGGCTGCTCGCCTCACCCGATCCGCAGCACCGCGAGCACCGGCCGGTGGTCGCTGGCCAGCGCCTCGTCGGCCTTGGCGATGAGGTCCGTCGGCACGCCCGCGCGGACGACGTCGACGTCCCTGGAGACGAACACCGCGTCCAACCGCTGATAGGGATTCGGTCCGGTGGAGGTGAACTCGTCTCCCATCGGCGAGACCATCCACGCGTCGGCCAGCCGCTCGGTGAGGATGCCCCACTCCACACTGCCCGGGTAGCTGTTGAAGTCCCCGGCCAGGACCCGCGACGTGGTCTGGTTGCGCTCGGCGAACCCGTCGAGATGCCCCAGCACCTCCCCGGCCTGGTGGACGCGCTGTTCCAGATTCATGCTCAGGTGCGTGGAGGCGACGGTGAACCGGCTGGCGCCGATCCGCAGCGCGGCGAGCGCCATACCCCGCAGGTGGTAACCCCGCTTGTGCTCCAGGTAGAGCACCTCCGCGGCGTCCACCTCGACGTTCGGCCCGGCCAGCAACAGGTTGCCCGAGGCGTTGGCGCCGCCGGCGACCACGCTGAGCCCGAACGACGCCGCCATCGTCCGCGCGGCACGCTGCCAGCCGAAGAAGCGGGGCGACTCCTGGACGCACACCACATCCGGCGCACAAGAGCGCACAACGCGTGCCAGGGCTGCGCGGTCGTCTCTTAAGGACCGCACGTTATAAGTGAGTATCCGTACTGTCTCCTCCATAGCGATCACCACGTTAAGCGGTGATCGCTATGGAGGGAAAGTGGTCAGACCCGAGCGAGGTCCGCGGCGCCGATCAGCCCGGCGTCCGGGCCCAGCGTCGCGGTCAGGATCTGCGCGTAGGGACGGTGCCCCTTGCCGGCGAGCTTGCGCCGGTAGGCCTCGGCGGCCGGGGCGCGCAGCAGGTCGCCGGCCTCGGAGACGCCGCCGGCCAGCACGAAGGCGCTGGGGTCCAGCAGCGCGGCGATGTCCGACATGCCCTGGCCCAGCCAGTCGGCGATCTCGTTGAACGCCGCGAGAGCGATCGTGTCCCCGCCCCGGGCGGCCTCGGTGACGTGCGCACCCTGGATGCCCTCGACGGTGCCGTCGCCGAGCGCGAGCAGCTCCTTGGCCCGGCCCGGCGCCGCGGCGGCGCGCTCGCGGGCGGCGCGCACCAGGGCGTTGCCGGAGGCGTACTGCTCGAAGCAGCCGCGGTTGCCGCAGCCGCAGGGCCGGCCGTCCGGGACGACGCGGTAGTGGCCGGGCTCGCCGCCGATGCCGAAGCGCCCGCGGTACAGCGAGCCGCCCAAAATCAGGCCGCCGCCGATGCCGGTGCCGACGGTTATCACCACGACGTCGTCGTGGCCGGCCGCGGCGCCGAACTTGGCCTCGCCCCAGGCCGCGGCGTTGGCGTCGTTCTCCACGACCACCGGCAGGCCGATGCGCTCCTCGATGCGGTTCTTCAGGGGCTCGTTGACCCAGGACACGTTCGGGGCGAACAGCACGGTGGCCCGGTCGGCGTCGATGAAGCCGGCCGCGCCCAGGCCCACGGCACCGATCTCGTGGTCCGCGCGGACCTTGCGCACCGCCTCGGCGATGGCGTCGGCAGTCTGGTCGGAGTTCTCCGGAGTGGAGACCTTGACCGAGTCGAGGATCTTCCCCTTCTCGTCGACCACGCCGGCCAGGATCTTCGTGCCGCCGATGTCTACGCCGATGGTGAGAGTCATTAGTCCCTGTTCTTCTGTTCGGACGGATCGATCCGGTCCACCCGTTCGACGGTGATCTGCTCCTGCTGTCCTGCTTTGTCCCCGCCCGCACCGGAGTCCCGCCAGGACTGCTCGGAGCCGCGCACCGCCGACCGGACGGCCGCCGCGACCTCGCGGCCGGCGGCGCCGAGGTGGCGCGCCACCTCAGGGTACGACTGGACCGCCGGGGCCACGACGCGCGCCTCGAGGGCCGACCAGAGTTTGCGCGCCTCGTCGGCGAGCGTCCCGAGATCCTCGCGCACGCCGGTCGGCCCTGTCGAGCCGGGACCGGGCGGTGTCCGCTCCTCGGAAGCCTGCGCGGCGCGTCCGGTGCCGCCGGCGTCCGCGGTGCCCGCTTCGGGACCCTTGTCGCCCTGAACTGCGCTCTCGCCGCCTTCGGCGCCCTCATTGCCACCCGCGCCACCCGCGCCGGGGGCGGCGGCGGCGCTGTCGGCGCCGGCCGCGTGCGGCGGGATGTCCTCGAAGGGGATGTCGTTTTCCTGGCTATCGCTCACGGCCGTGCTCCCGTCACCGGTCACCGTTTTGTGTGTCTTCACTATGGTCCGTCAAGAACCGCTCGGGCCACAGGCTCTCGTCCGGCTGGAAGCCGACGCGCAGCACGCCCTCGGAGATCCGCGCCGATGCGATGCGGCAGCGGCGCAGCGCCGCGGGCAGCGGGAAGGCCCGCCGCTGGGCGGCGACCCCTGGAACTTCCACACTGACCACCAACTCGTCCCCGGAGCGGACCAGACCGAGCTGGTCGCGCTCGACGCCGGGCAGCGGCACCTCGTAGCGGTAGCCGCCGTCCTCGCCCTCGGCGACCATCACCGGCTCCGGCGGGTCGGCCAGGCCGGGACCGGGGTCGGCCTCGCCGTAGACGGCCGCGCCGAAGGCTTGCAGCCCGGCGACGCCGAGCGGTTCGGCGTCCGCGCGCGGCACGTCGGCCAACGTCTCGGCGTCCACGCGCAGCCCTTGCAGGGCGAGCAGCGTCGGCGTGGCCTGCAGCAGCGGCTGCGCGGCGGCCGAGGGCGACCCGACGATCCGCACCACGCTGCCGGGGTGCACCAGCGCGGCGCGCACCGCGGCGATCTCGGCGGCGGCGTTGTCGGTCCACTGGGTGACCATGGTGAACGGCGCCGGCAGGCCGACCAGCCCGGCCAGCAGCGGCCGCAGCGCGCGGGCCGCCTGGCCCTCGATCGGACGCACCCGGCGCAGCGCCGCGGCGGCGGTCTCCGGCCAGGCCAGCATCGCCAGCGCGGCCTTCAGCGGCGGGCCGTCGACCACGACGGTGTCCCACTCGGCCGAGGCGACAGCGGTCGCGATCTCGCGCAGCGCGAGGATGTCGGGCAGGCCGGGGACCGGCCCGAGTTCGGTGGCGTCCGGCGCGGAGAGCCCGGCGACCGCCAGCGGGCCGCTGAGCAGCTTGGCGAGGTCGACCAGCGCGGTCTCGGTAGCCGCCGCGGGGTCGAAGCGGCGGACGGTGAGGTTCGCCAGCGCCGCGCGGCGGGCTTCGGCTTCCTCGGTGGCGGCTTCTGCTTCGTCGCCAGTGCTGCCGTCGTCAGCGCTGTCGTCGTCGAACTCGTCCAGACCGTCGTCGATATCCAGGACGTTGCCGTCCCCCGATACACCGGACGCGCCGAGCACAGCGGCCAGCTCGCCGGCGTCGGAGACTCCGAGCAGCAGCACGCGGTGCCCTCTGCTCGCGGCGCTCAGCGCAGTGGCCGCGGCCAGCGTCGTGGTGCCCGCACCGCCGGGACCGGTCAGGAACAGCAGTCGCGTCACGCGGAGATCGCCTCGACACGCTTCTTCAGACCGGACAGCGCCCGGTCGATGATCAGCTTTTCGACCTTGCGCTTGAGCAGGCCGACCATCGGCAGCTTGACGTCCACCGCGAGCTGGTAGGTGACGTGGCTGCCGGACTCGGTCGCCTCGACGACGTAGGAGCCGTCCAGCGCGCGCATCATGTTCGAGGACACCAGGCTCCAGCGGACCTCAACGTCCGAAGGGTATTCGTAGGCCAGCGTGTGCTCGTCGCGCAGCGCGCCGGCGTCCATGCGGTACCAGGCCCGGGTGGCGCGGCCGGCGTCGTCGCGTTCTTCGATCCGTGCCTGCTTCACCTCCCCGGCCCATTCCGGGTAGGCCTCGAAGTCGGTGATCACCGCCAGCACCGCCTCAGGCGGGGCCGCGATGTCGATGCTGGACTTGGTGCGCTCGGACATGGCCCGCCTCCTCGCCGTCGGTGGATGCGGCCAAGGCTATCGCGTGCGCCACACTGGAAGACCGGTCGAGCCTTTCGGCAGTGCATGATGGTCTCCAGCAGCAGTCGCATGGCCAGGAGTCCTAGAGGTTACGAAACAGCATCAAGTACTACCTACCGGCTGGTAATAAGCAGTAGCGTCAGGGCGCGCCTCGACCCCACGCGGCGCCCGGCCGCCTTGTCGTCCGGCCTCGAAAACGAGGAGTCAAGACACCCGTGCGTGAGTTCAGCGTCCCGCCGCTCTATGAGGTCGGCGCCACCGGCAACCTGACCGACGTGGTGCACAACGCGGCCGAGAAGGCCCCGACCGCGGCGCTGCTGGGCCGCAAGGTCGGCGGCGTGTGGCACGACGTCACCGCCAAGGACTTCCTCGCCGAAGTCACCGCCCTGGCCAAGGGCATCGCCGCTTCCGGCATCGCAGCCGGCGACCGTGTCGCCCTGATGTCCCGCACCCGCTATGAGTGGACGCTGCTGGACTTCGCGCTGTTCGAGGCCGGCGCGGTCGTCGTGCCCGTCTACGAGACCTCCTCGGCCGAGCAAGTCGAGTGGATCCTGTCGGACTCCGGCGCGGTCGCGGTGTTCGCCGAGACCAGCGACAACGCCGCCTGCGTGGAGGTCGCCCGCACCGGCGACACCCACTCCGACCTCGGCGGCGCGCCGAGCGTCCGGCAGGTCTGGGTGATCGAGCCGGACAGCGGCAAGGGCGCGGTCGAGGAACTGACCGCCGCCGGCAGCGCGATCAGCGACGAGGACCTGGCCGAGCGGCGCCGGGCGGCGACCCCGGAGTCGCTGGCCTCGATCATCTACACCTCGGGCACCACCGGCCGCCCCAAGGGCTGCGTGCTGACCCACGGCACGTTCCTCAGCGAGTGCGAGAACGTGACGCGCATGGCGTCCGCGGCGTTCAACGACTCCGGTTCGACGCTGCTGTTCCTGCCGCTGGCGCACGTGCTGGCCCGCGTCATCCAGACCGCCGCGCTCACCGCGCGGGTGAAGCTGGCGCACTGTTCGGACACCAAGAAGATCGTCGAGGAGCTCGGCAGCTTCAAGCCGACCTTCATCCTGTCGGTCCCGCGGGTGTTCGAGAAGGTCTACAACGGCGCGTCGCAGAAGGCGCACGCCGAGGGCAAGGGCGCCATCTTCGACAAGGCCGCCGCCACCGCGATCGCCTGGTCGCGCGCCGAGTACGCGGGCAAGGTCCCGATGGGCCTGAAGGTCAAGCACGCGGTGTTCGACAAGCTGGTCTACGGCAAGCTGCGCGCGGCCCTGGGCGGCAACGCCACCCTGGCGGTCTCCGGCGGCGCGCCGCTGGGCACCCGGCTGGTGCACTTCTTCCACGGCATCGGCCTGCAGGTCCAGGAGGGCTACGGCCTGACCGAGACGTGCGCGGCGATCACCTTGAACCCGATCGGCAAGTCCCGCCCCGGCACGGTCGGCGTCCCGGTCC
This window harbors:
- a CDS encoding endonuclease/exonuclease/phosphatase family protein, yielding MEETVRILTYNVRSLRDDRAALARVVRSCAPDVVCVQESPRFFGWQRAARTMAASFGLSVVAGGANASGNLLLAGPNVEVDAAEVLYLEHKRGYHLRGMALAALRIGASRFTVASTHLSMNLEQRVHQAGEVLGHLDGFAERNQTTSRVLAGDFNSYPGSVEWGILTERLADAWMVSPMGDEFTSTGPNPYQRLDAVFVSRDVDVVRAGVPTDLIAKADEALASDHRPVLAVLRIG
- a CDS encoding ROK family glucokinase, whose protein sequence is MTLTIGVDIGGTKILAGVVDEKGKILDSVKVSTPENSDQTADAIAEAVRKVRADHEIGAVGLGAAGFIDADRATVLFAPNVSWVNEPLKNRIEERIGLPVVVENDANAAAWGEAKFGAAAGHDDVVVITVGTGIGGGLILGGSLYRGRFGIGGEPGHYRVVPDGRPCGCGNRGCFEQYASGNALVRAARERAAAAPGRAKELLALGDGTVEGIQGAHVTEAARGGDTIALAAFNEIADWLGQGMSDIAALLDPSAFVLAGGVSEAGDLLRAPAAEAYRRKLAGKGHRPYAQILTATLGPDAGLIGAADLARV
- a CDS encoding DUF5304 family protein, encoding MSDSQENDIPFEDIPPHAAGADSAAAAPGAGGAGGNEGAEGGESAVQGDKGPEAGTADAGGTGRAAQASEERTPPGPGSTGPTGVREDLGTLADEARKLWSALEARVVAPAVQSYPEVARHLGAAGREVAAAVRSAVRGSEQSWRDSGAGGDKAGQQEQITVERVDRIDPSEQKNRD
- a CDS encoding ArsA family ATPase; its protein translation is MTRLLFLTGPGGAGTTTLAAATALSAASRGHRVLLLGVSDAGELAAVLGASGVSGDGNVLDIDDGLDEFDDDSADDGSTGDEAEAATEEAEARRAALANLTVRRFDPAAATETALVDLAKLLSGPLAVAGLSAPDATELGPVPGLPDILALREIATAVASAEWDTVVVDGPPLKAALAMLAWPETAAAALRRVRPIEGQAARALRPLLAGLVGLPAPFTMVTQWTDNAAAEIAAVRAALVHPGSVVRIVGSPSAAAQPLLQATPTLLALQGLRVDAETLADVPRADAEPLGVAGLQAFGAAVYGEADPGPGLADPPEPVMVAEGEDGGYRYEVPLPGVERDQLGLVRSGDELVVSVEVPGVAAQRRAFPLPAALRRCRIASARISEGVLRVGFQPDESLWPERFLTDHSEDTQNGDR
- a CDS encoding SRPBCC family protein; translated protein: MSERTKSSIDIAAPPEAVLAVITDFEAYPEWAGEVKQARIEERDDAGRATRAWYRMDAGALRDEHTLAYEYPSDVEVRWSLVSSNMMRALDGSYVVEATESGSHVTYQLAVDVKLPMVGLLKRKVEKLIIDRALSGLKKRVEAISA
- a CDS encoding AMP-dependent synthetase/ligase, translating into MREFSVPPLYEVGATGNLTDVVHNAAEKAPTAALLGRKVGGVWHDVTAKDFLAEVTALAKGIAASGIAAGDRVALMSRTRYEWTLLDFALFEAGAVVVPVYETSSAEQVEWILSDSGAVAVFAETSDNAACVEVARTGDTHSDLGGAPSVRQVWVIEPDSGKGAVEELTAAGSAISDEDLAERRRAATPESLASIIYTSGTTGRPKGCVLTHGTFLSECENVTRMASAAFNDSGSTLLFLPLAHVLARVIQTAALTARVKLAHCSDTKKIVEELGSFKPTFILSVPRVFEKVYNGASQKAHAEGKGAIFDKAAATAIAWSRAEYAGKVPMGLKVKHAVFDKLVYGKLRAALGGNATLAVSGGAPLGTRLVHFFHGIGLQVQEGYGLTETCAAITLNPIGKSRPGTVGVPVPGASVRIAEDGEILVKGPMVFSGYFQNDTATAESMRDGWFATGDIGSLDAEGYLSITGRKKELLVTAGGKNVAPAVLEDRINAHPLVNLSMVVGDKQPFIGALVTLDPESLPTWAAAHGKPADWSIADAAADPDVRAEVQKAIDDANRAVSHAEAIKKFTVLGTEWSVEGGQVTPSMKLKRNVVMQENSSDVEELYAGVGSTTGQ